Proteins encoded in a region of the Pelmatolapia mariae isolate MD_Pm_ZW linkage group LG6, Pm_UMD_F_2, whole genome shotgun sequence genome:
- the zdhhc5a gene encoding palmitoyltransferase ZDHHC5-A, with the protein MPGSSSKSGGRGPSSSPLPHAVVPSSRPLRPSRYVPVSAAAFFLVGSTTLFFCFTCPWLSERFSVAIPIYNGIIFLFVLANFCMATFMDPGIFPRAEEDEDKEDDFRAPLYKTVEIRGIQVRMKWCSTCRFYRPPRCSHCSVCDNCVEDFDHHCPWVNNCIGRRNYRYFFLFLLSLTAHIMAVFGFGLLFILYHRQNIDRLHAIVTLAVMCVAGLFFIPVAGLTGFHIVLVARGRTTNEQVTGKFRGGVNPFTNGCWKNVSHVLCSSQAPRYLGRKKCAQSVSLQPPFLRPQLTEAQLAAKILDNGIQGDLHRSKSSLEMMESQSCDAEPPPPPKPELRYPGITRGNTEECSLLNKAPPTPTMYKYRPTYSPGKNHTALTHAYANQLSRGESVGSARDSSSSTSSLLQASQQPGFRSQPSLDRRETSSERVGGGGGGERREVGREGGGGGGGIPGYSLGGRSYPSFSDPTVLSGVASRSSSSTHTSAGTVHVSEATTTSASFKSLANQTPPPHHPSRNGSLSYDSLLAGGDEFDKGVGVSSVAPDVSGGRPCTPAAGGGYSSPFLSSQQREAEMQSQSTQSPHHHHRSSHHHHPFLHHSSSSTSSSPPPPPERERLLGEPHLPAAPAGQTSSAPPPPHHHHHHHHHHHHSHHHHHHSSSSSSTSRPPRFAAPHAGPHHAYPYRTRSTDTPLGSSSTTHPPRSPHPPPLGKSLSYSSAAAAEMQYRLVRKASASAGANAAGVGGGGGGGGGMGGGGIQVPKDELMQMKSLSRINGGQPFSSTSTSSCSAPSSPCHPVKTSAPPRAACPSPALMLSPAHKPQGSGVKKVTGVGGTTYEISV; encoded by the exons GTGTCCGTGGCTTTCAGAGCGTTTCTCAGTGGCCATCCCCATCTACAATGGCATcatcttcctctttgttttggCTAACTTCTGTATGGCCACATTCATGGACCCTGGCATCTTCCCCCGAG CCGAGGAGGACGAGGACAAAGAAGACGATTTCCGTGCTCCGCTGTACAAGACGGTGGAGATCAGAGGGATCCAGGTCAGGATGAAGTGGTGTTCAACCTGCCGCTTCTACAGGCCGCCACGCTGCTCCCACTGTTCTGTCTGCGACAACTGTGTTGAG GACTTCGACCATCACTGTCCGTGGGTGAACAACTGCATCGGCAGGAGAAACTACCGCTACTTCTTTCTCTTCCTGCTGTCTCTGACAGCCCACATCATGGCTGTGTTTGGCTTTGGGctgctcttcatcctctacCATCGGCAGAACATTGACCGCCTGCACGCCATTGTCAC GCTCGCTGTAATGTGTGTCGCAGGCCTTTTCTTCATCCCTGTCGCTGGCCTCACTGGCTTCCACATAGTCCTTGTGGCTAGAGGCAGGACGACCAATGAACAA GTAACGGGGAAGTTCAGAGGAGGTGTTAACCCTTTCACCAATGGCTGTTGGAAGAATGTCTCTCATGTCCTCTGCAGCTCACAGGCACCCAG GTATCTGGGCAGGAAAAAGTGTGCACAGAGTGTGAGTCTGCAGCCTCCTTTTCTTCGGCCACAGCTGACAGAGGCCCAGCTGGCTGCAAAGATACTGGACAATGGCATACAGGGAGATCTGCACAGG tcaaagtccagtcTGGAAATGATGGAGAGCCAGTCCTGTGACGCTGAGCCACCACCACCTCCTAAACCAGAGCTCCGCTACCCAGGAATTACCAGAGGAAACACAGAGG AGTGCAGTTTGCTGAATAAGGCCCCTCCCACTCCCACTATGTACAAATACAGGCCCACGTACAGCCCTGGCAAGAACCACACGGCGCTCACACATGCTTACGCCAACCAG TTAAGTCGAGGGGAGAGCGTCGGCAGTGCCAGGgactcttcctcctccacctcttccCTCCTCCAGGCCAGCCAGCAGCCTGGTTTCCGCTCGCAGCCCAGCCTGGATCGGAGGGAAACGTCGTCTGAAAGAgtgggagggggaggaggaggggagaggagggaggtggggcgagaggggggaggaggaggagggggcatTCCTGGCTATTCTCTGGGCGGGCGCTCCTACCCCTCCTTCTCCGACCCCACCGTCCTGTCTGGAGTGGCGTCGCGATCTTCCAGCTCCACGCACACCTCGGCGGGCACCGTCCACGTCTCAGAGGCCACCACCACCTCCGCCAGCTTCAAGAGCTTAGCCAATCAGACACCCCCGCCCCACCACCCGTCTCGCAACGGGAGCCTGTCTTACGACAGCTTGCTAGCAGGCGGCGATGAGTTTGACAAAGGAGTGGGCGTGAGCTCGGTGGCCCCCGACGTCTCCGGTGGGAGACCCTGCACGCCAGCGGCGGGTGGTGGCTACAGCTCCCCCTTCCTGTCCtcacagcagagagaggctgagaTGCAGTCCCAGTCCACCCAgtcaccccaccaccaccaccgttcttctcaccaccaccaccccttcCTCCATCACTCCTCATCCTCCACGTCTTCCTCCCCACCGCCTCCACCAGAGAGGGAGCGCCTGCTGGGCGAGCCCCACCTACCTGCAGCGCCTGCCGGTCAAACCTCCTCTGCTCCACCGCccccacaccaccaccaccaccatcaccatcaccaccaccattcccaccaccaccatcatcactcctcgtcctcttcctccacctctcgtCCTCCACGCTTTGCTGCCCCTCACGCAGGGCCCCACCACGCCTACCCCTATCGCACCCGTTCGACTGACACGCCTCTGGGCTCCTCCTCCACCACGCATCCTCCCCGCTCCCCACACCCCCCACCTCTGGGCAAGTCGCTCTCTTATTCAAGTGCAGCCGCCGCCGAAATGCAGTACCGGCTGGTCCGCAAGGCCTCGGCGTCGGCCGGAGCAAACGCAGCGGGGgtaggaggaggtggaggaggaggcggagggaTGGGAGGAGGAGGAATCCAAGTGCCGAA GGATGAGCTGATGCAGATGAAATCTCTGAGTCGGATTAATGGAGGTCAGCCCTTCTCCTCAACTtccacctcctcctgctccGCCCCTTCCTCTCCCTGTCACCCAGTCAAGACGTCCGCCCCGCCCAGAGCAGCCTGTCCCAGCCCAGCACTGATGCTGAGTCCTGCCCACAAGCCCCAAGGCAGCGGGGTGAAGAAGGTGACTGGTGTCGGGGGCACCACCTACGAGATTTCAGTCTGA